Within Melospiza georgiana isolate bMelGeo1 chromosome 33, bMelGeo1.pri, whole genome shotgun sequence, the genomic segment GGGGAAAGCGGGTGCGTCAAACCAGACGCGGCAAACCGTGGGCAGAAACTGCCAGGAGGGGTGAGAGGGACGGGCTCTGGCGGCATGGGTGACATCCAGAGGGGGTGACACGGTGACATCCCCAGCAGCAAGGCCAGCGTTTCCTGGAATGGCAAACAAGAGCCACCACCCAAGCCCAGGCCGCACCTCGGCGGGCGCCAGGCCTGTCCCAGAGAAGCCCCCCTGGCACACGGCTGCCCCCCATCCTTTTATTTGATAAACACACCCCAGCCCAGGATCTGCCACCCCGCCGAGCCAAGCCCGGCACCGACACCCCGCAAACAGAGACATTTATATAAAACAACACCACAAAAATCGCAGCGGGAGCCCGAGCCCCGTCCTCCTGGCATGGGAGCGGGGTTGCAAAGCCAAGCGAGCGCGGGGACCGTGGGCTGTGTGCGGGatctttccctccctctcccacctCCGCTCGTGCAGTTCTGTCATGTGCGCGAATCCGGCTGCTCCAGAACCGTCCGGCTCCCGCTGCCCACGGCCGGGCAGCACCGGGGGATGCGCCCGGGGCCGGTGCTGCCCTCCCGGGAGCGGGGGGCGcctctctgctggggctgccccctcccctgGGCAGCCGCGCTCCTTCCAGCCAGCCCTTCACAGGTTGTCGGAGCCGGCGGCGGGGTTGGTGTAGGTGAAGGTGCCCGACCTCGTGGTGCTGCCGCCGGCCACCTTCGGGGCGGGAAAGGTGAGAGGAGcgtcagggctgggctgagcccccatcCTAGGGCAGCACAGGAAGGCCTGCGCCCTCTCCATGCCAACTATGGGCAAGCAAAAATCGCATTCTCCCATTGTGATGGGCACAGGAAGATCTGCACCCTCTCCATGCCCATTTGTGGGCAAGCAAAAATCGCATCCTCCCACCGTGGTGGGCATAAGGAAGACCTGCACCCTCTCCATGCCAACTATGGACAAGCAAAAATCACATTCTCCCACCGTGGTGGGCACAGAAAGATCTGCACCCTCTCCATGCCAACTGTGGACAAGCAAAAATTGCATCCTCCCATTGTGGTGGGCACAGGAAGATGTGCACCCTCTCCATGCCCACTATGGGCAACCAAAAATCACTTCCTTCCATTGTggtgagcacaggaagagctgcACCCTCTTCACGGCCACTATGGAACACTAAAAATCGCATTCTCCCACCGTGGTGGGCACAGGAAGACCTGCACCCTCTCCATGCCCACTTGTGGACAAGCAAAATTCGCATTCTCCCACCGTGGTGGGCACAGGAACATCTGCACCCTCTCCATGCCCACTTGTGGGCAAGCAAAAATCACTTCCTTCCATTGTGGTGGGCACAGGAAGATCTGCACCCTCTCCATGCCCATTATGGACAAGCAAAAATCGCATTCTCCCACCGTGGTGGGCACAGGAAGACCTGCACCCTCTCCATGCCCACTGTGGGCAAGCAAAAATTGCATCCTCCCACCGTGGTGGGCTGCTGCCCCTATCCATGGGCACTGTGGGCACCCTGAGACCCCATCCATGGGCACTGTGGGCACCCCGGGCTCCCATCCATGGGCACTGCGGACACCCCGGGCCCCCAGGGACACCCCGGGCCGCCGCTCCCCGTGCGCAGGAGGAGCCGTGGCGGCCCCGGCCGTGTTCCCGCACGATAAGCCGGCCCGGCGAGTGCGAGGGTAAATATTTACCCAGGCCCCTGGTATTTGCTCAGGGTGAGCTGCTCTCAGCGAGCCGGAGCAGCTGGACACGGCCCCGCCTGGGGGGAGCACAGAGCGGCCCCCCCCGTGCCCAGCATCGCCTGGCAGAGCCCTCTGTGGCTCCCGGAGGCACAGCGGCAGCTCCGGCTGCAGTTTGGGAGCTGCCGGTGCGGGATGAGGGATGCTGGCTGCGGGAATCACCTCCTCAGCACCGCCTCCgtcagctctgcagtgccccagCGCTGCCCCCACCCACGGCAGAGCTGAGGGacgcagcagggcaggagaaggggcagggtgggcaggcagcAAGCCCCCTGAATGCCGGGCACGGGGAGAGGCTGCCCAAGGTCGGGGGAACTCCCCGGAGCCGGGCCGGGTGTGCCCGCGCTGgttgctgctccagccaggcgTGAATGTTACACTCACCTgccggcagggctggggagggacgAGCTCCCTGCGCAGCGTCCCTGCCCCGCCATCCCCGTCCCTGCCAGACCCGTCCCTGCCAGACCCGTCCCTGCCATCTCTGTCCCTGCCATCTCTGTCCCTGCCATCTCTGTCCCTGCCATCTACATCGCTGCCCTGCCATCTCTGTCCCTGCCATCCCGTCCCTGCCATCCCCGTCCCTGCCATCTCTGTCCCTGCCATCCCCGTCCCTGCCATCCCCGTCCCTGCCATCTCTGTCCCTGCCATCCCCGTCCCTGccatctctgtccctgccctgccatccccatccctgccatctccatccctgccctgccatctCTGTCCCTGCCATCTACATCGCTGCCCTGCCATCCCCGTCCCTGccatctctgtccctgtcatctccgtccctgccctgccatccctgtccctgccctgccatctccgtccctgccacccctgtccctgccacccctgtccctgccacccctGTCCCTACCATCTCTGACCCTGCCATCtacatccctgccctgccatccctgtccctgccatccctgtccctgccatctCTGACCCTGCCATCTCCGTCCCTGCCCTGTCATCTCTGCCCTTGCCAtctctgcccctgccctgccttccTCATCCCTGACATcctcatccctgccctgccatcccCGTTCCTGCCATCTCCGTCCCTGCCATTCccgtccctgccctgccatctctgtccctgcctcaccatccccatccctgccatccccatccctgccctgccatcaCCTCCCACTACCCCAGGGATCCCAGCCACGCACCCAGGGattcagccctgctccctgggagcCCCCAGGTGTGTGGGCGCCCGGCTCTCACCTGGCTGTAGGGGTTGGGTTTGCTGTTGGGGGACACGTAGCGCCCGTGGCTCTGGTACTGCAGGTACTCAGCCATGGGGTGGTAGGAATCCTTCTGGCTGAGCAGGTCCAGCTTCCCTCGGCTCTTGCGGCGGCACGTGCAGGTGGACTTGGGGAGAGAGAGGGCTCAGAGCTCGGCTggtgtgggcacagggacagcgtgcaggtgagggctggggatggggcctCACCATCAGGAGGAGGCAGGTGAAGATGGTGAagagcagcaggatgctgaccaggACCAACAGAGCGATGGCCCAGTCCGGGATCATGGGCGCTGGAGCTGGGGATATCACTGTTGCAGAACCtgaaaggagcagagctgtgtgtgcaccacaggcagagctgggacagagccctgagagggccctgggacaggacacagggtctgagccctgctgagaggGATCCTGCCCGACACAGGCACTGGGAATGTGCCCCACCCTCTGCAAGCCCCGGCCTCAACCAGGACAGGGCAATGCTTCTGGAGCCCCCCAAGCTTCCCCCAGGCTCCATCCCCGTCCCTCCCCAGGTTCTCACTCTGGATGCTGTCCAGCTGCAGGCCCATGATGAAGCCATTCTGGTCCAGGCTCTTCCTCAGGCGCTGCTCAGCAGCGTCGGCAGTGACGGCGTCGCTTCCGTTCCCAAACACGAGGGTGGACTGGACCTGCACCGAGCCTTGGCTGCATGGGAGGAGACATCAGCACCCGGACTGCCCCCTGAGGGGGTACAAACCAGGGGGATACACTGCGGGACACCTCAgtggcgctgctgctgctgctcacctgtACTGCAGCTCACTGCACCCGGTGTAGGTCTGCGTGCCCATGCAGCCCGGGCAGCCAAAGACGTGTTGGAACTGGAAGGAAGCATTGAGGTCATGGCCACCTCCCcaagacacagacacagacacagacacccCACTTTCCTGTCTCCGTGCAGAACTGGCAGAATGGATGCTTCCATGGAAAGCCTCAAATTGAGGGGGGTCCTTCCCATCACATCCTCTGCCCCAAATTGAGGGGGGTCCTTCCCAGCACAACCTCTGCCCCAAATTGAGGGggctccttcccagcacagcctctgccccAAATTGAGGGGGGgtccttcccagcacagcccagagcctctgctggtggggctgggacTCACCATGGTCAGGACAGTGCGGCTCAGGCTCCTGTAATCCTCTGATGCTGGGTCACGCAGGCTCTCGTTGAAGCTCCTGTTGATGATCCGGAAGGACAGCGGGACACGGACGAGCAGCtggacaggaccaggcagctgggctgaggTTTTGCTGGGGTTGAGACCACCCtgggtgggagctgtgctgctctcagacGTTATCTGGGTGGGGAAGACCTGAGCACTGGTGCTCCCGTTGCCTTGGGTGCTGCCGTGCGTGGCGGTGGGAGCGGCAGAGCTGCCGTTGGTGCCAAGGTGgggtgcccagctgctgctgtttgaggTGGCATTGGCATGGGGGatggctgggctgctggggacGGGCACCACGGTGCCATTGGATGTGGCATTGCTGGTGGAGTGGTTGCCAAACTGGAAGTTCGTGCTGTTTTTGCCAGGGGACGCGGTGGCGTAGGGGAAGCCGGGGGTTTGGGGCCGGCTGGCCCGTGTGCTTTTGGGGAATATATTTGGCAGCCAGGTGCTGGCGGTGCTTTCCGTGGTCATCTCCACGGTGGTCGTTTCGGTGGTTTCCATCTCCATGGTTGTCTCGGTGGTCGTGGCACGGGTACCTGGAGGAAACCCCTGGGGTCAACGCCTGCAGCTCGGTCAGGGAAGGTTTCACCCAAAACACCTCATCAGCTGGGCACTGTGGGCAGCACCACAacccccagcacccaccaggCAAACAAGACCTTCAGCAACACCCCAAGATCGGGCACTTGCGGCACCACCAAGGGTCCAGGTGCAGCTGGctgggcactgacaccagcGCCATGCCCAGCCAGCTGCAAACCCTGGCATGCCACCCAACGAAGCTCCCCTTGCTGTGGGTGACAGGCTGGGTGCCCTCGTGCCCTCCAGAcctgcctggcctggctgggggCCAGCACGGGCAGCTCTCGGGCAGGTTCCCAGCGGGGTCTGGGTGCTCAGCGGGACACACCTGCATTCCAGCCCGCCAGCCCCGGGCACAGCCTGCTCCGGCTGGTcccggcacagcccagcccttggCCGAGCTGTGGACACgagctgtgccctgagcccccagctACCAACGCACCTGGGCACAACCAGCCCCGGGTGCTGCACCCCAGAGCCAGAACAGGGtgccaggatgccactggtgCCAGCATCCCCCAGTCCCCCCTTGGACAGGGATCCCgctctgctccccctgcccctcccctgtgcccagcccctcacctgtgcccagcaccagcagcagcagaaggacagGGAACGCCATGGGGCTGGTCCAGGGGGTGCCGGCGCCTCTCGGGGCTGGGCAGCGGCTGCTCTCCCGTTAGCCGGTGGCACACTCCTCACTCCAGGGATCCGGAACTGGCAGCTCGGCAGCGGCCTGAGCTTTATagagcacctggagcaggtggggaggccccgccccgccgccggctCCAGGCGGGGGGGGTCGTTCTGCCCCGCTTGGCACAGGGGTGCCACGGCGCCCAGGGGGCACCCACAGCGTCAGCCCCCCAGGTTGGGTCCTTCACgcttccctggctctggagatGCCACTGGCAGCGTCCCCGCGCCTcgggtgggcacagccccggtGGGCACAGGACGGGACAGCAGCCGGGCATCCTGGTGCAGGGGTGGAGCAGCGTCTGCCAGGCTGCCCACGCTGAGCTACCAGCCCGGTGCGGGGCacggggggcacagggagcccccccagcccctggcgCAGGGGGGGCCTCATCCTCCGGCTCAGCCCAGGGTTAATCATTAGCGGCTGGTCATCGCCTCGCCCTACACTCAAATAAGCAGCGGTGACCCCCCCGAAACGATTACGCAGGTACAGCCCAGGGCCCCACCACATCCCAGCGCCTCCCTGCAAGctccctgcaggtgccagggcCCCCCCAGCAGGCACGAACCCCCATCCCCAGCCAGGACACGGGGGATGCCAGGTGCCAGCGCCCCACCCCAGAGGTAACGGGCACCGCCCGTGCCTGGGCGCAGGTGACATGTGCTCCTGGCACGGATGGGCATCAAAAGCTACTGGTGCCACTGTGCAGAAATTCCCGATCCCTGGGAGAGCCGCAGTGTCTCAGCAAGGTGCTGATTCCTGTGAGGGTCCCAGTTCCTGGGGAGGTCGTGGTTGGGATCCCCACATTTGGCTCCTGGCCAGCCTCGTGCGAGGCCAAAGCGCCACCCCAGGCACGCCAAAGGGTTCTGAGGCGGTGCTGagaaggggagcagggaggggggaCAAGGGCAAGAGATGGATGTGCAGGTggagtgggacacagcaccacTCTGCTCCCCCCACAGCACTCTGCTCCCCCCACACCACTCTGTTCACCCCACAGCTCTCTGTTCCCCCCACTGCACcactctgctctccccacagcacTCTGTTCTCCCCACATCACTCTGCTAGCCCCACACcactctgctctccccacaccactctgctctccccacagcactctgctctccccacaccACTCTGCTCCCcccacagctctctgctctccccacagcacctctctgctctccccacagctctctgctctccccacagctctctgctctccccccACACCACTCTGCTCCCCCCACAGCACCACTCTGGTCCCCCCACACCACTCTGTTCCCCCCACAGctttctgctctccccacagcactttgctctccccacagctctCTGCTCCCCCCACACCACTCTGCTCTCTCCCCACACcactctgctctccccacacaccactctgctctccccacacctctctgctctccccacaccACTCTGCTCTCCCCCCACAGCTCTCTGCTCACCCCACACcactctgctctccccacacaCCACTCTGTTCCCCCCACATcactctgctctccccacagctctCTGCTCCCCCACAGCTCTCTGGTCCCCCCACAGCACTCTGTTCTCCCCACATCACTCTGCTAGCCCCACACCACTCTGCTCCCCCCACACcactctgctctccccacaccACTCTGCTCTCCCCCCACAGCActctgctccccacagctctctgctctccccacaccACTCTGTTCTCCCCAGAGcactctgctctccccacagcagccac encodes:
- the MUC1 gene encoding mucin-1; the encoded protein is MAFPVLLLLLVLGTGTRATTTETTMEMETTETTTVEMTTESTASTWLPNIFPKSTRASRPQTPGFPYATASPGKNSTNFQFGNHSTSNATSNGTVVPVPSSPAIPHANATSNSSSWAPHLGTNGSSAAPTATHGSTQGNGSTSAQVFPTQITSESSTAPTQGGLNPSKTSAQLPGPVQLLVRVPLSFRIINRSFNESLRDPASEDYRSLSRTVLTMFQHVFGCPGCMGTQTYTGCSELQYSQGSVQVQSTLVFGNGSDAVTADAAEQRLRKSLDQNGFIMGLQLDSIQSSATVISPAPAPMIPDWAIALLVLVSILLLFTIFTCLLLMSTCTCRRKSRGKLDLLSQKDSYHPMAEYLQYQSHGRYVSPNSKPNPYSQVAGGSTTRSGTFTYTNPAAGSDNL